From the genome of Candidatus Woesearchaeota archaeon:
TGAAATAGATGCCATCTTCTGTCTTGTAGGCAATTTCTTTCTTGAGAAGTGTTTGGATTAACGCAACCATTTCATTGATATGCTCTGTTGCTTTTGGAAAATGCTCTGGCTTGCTGATATTGAGGGTTTCACAATCTTCGAAGAACGCTTGTGTATATTTTTCTGTGAATTCTTTTAATCCTACACCCTCTTTTTGAGAGTCTCTTATGATTTTGTCTTCGACATCTGTAATGTTCATCACTTGATGGACTTTGAACCCTTTGTAGATGAGGTATCGCTTGAGAATGTCTGAACACACATAGGCACGAAAATTTCCAATATGCGCGAAATTGTAGACTGTTGGTCCGCAATTGTACATTTTGACCACGTTGTCTCTCAATGGCTTGAATACTTGCTTGCTTCTTGTTACTGTGTTGTAGAATTGGAGTGACATGAAAGGAGAGAGAGTAGGATGGTTTATATTTTTATTGCTGAAGCAGGCGGTCATTCTTCCACAACCTTTATAAAGATATGTGACGTCCTTTTCACCTATGGACTCCCACGATGTATCTCTTTGTTTTGAAACACTGGCAAATGAACTCCGTGTCCAGATTTTGAAGCTTTTAGAAGAGAAACCTATGAATGTCACCGAGATGACAGAGAAGCTTGGTGTTGAACGAACACGGGTCTCGCACTCTCTTGAAATGCTCAGAAACTGCAAACTCGTCACTATGAGCAAACAAGGAAAAGAACACATTTACGCGATCAACACTGCCTCTCCTTTCTTCAGCAAAGAACAGAAAGGTGGTTTATTTTCATTAATGCACGAACATAAAGGAAAGAGCTGCGGCAACTGCTACAAAGCCTGCTCCTAAACATACACACATTAGATTGGTGAACACATGGCTCCTACAGAAGTACAGAAAACAGAACACGATCAAAAAGGACTTTTTGCAGAGTCAACACTCACTCGAGAGATTCTTGACAGCGCGAACGAAGAACGAAATGTCATTCAATCAACTCCTGGCGTGACAGAAGATGTTGTTCGCTTAATTTCTTCTGACAAAAAAGAGCCCCAATGGATGCTTGATCTTCGCTTGAAAGCACTCAAAGTATTTCACAGTATGCCTATCCCCAAATGGGGACCAAACCTCGACAAACTCAAACTCAATGAAATTACTTATTTCGCAAAACCTGACGCAAAAGAAAGCAAAAACTGGGAAGATGTTCCCGCAGACATTCGCAGAACATTTGAACGGCTCGGTATTCCTGAAGCAGAACGAACACTTCTCGCTGGCGCAGGAAGTCAGTATGACTCCGAAATGGTCTATCACAATCTTAAAGAGGAGTGGTCAAAACTCGGCGTTATTTTTGAGAACATGGACGTTGCACTCCAACAGTATCCGGACTTGGTCAAAGAATACTTTATGACTAAATGCGTTCCTATCACTGACCACAAATTCGCCGCGCTTCACGGCGCTGTCTGGAGCGGCGGCACTTTCATTTATGTTCCGAAAGGAGTCAAAATTCAACTTCCGCTTCAAGCATATTTTAGAATGAACACCAAAGGCGCTGGACAATTTGAACACACCCTTATCATTGTTGATGAAGGCGCCGAAGTTCTGTATATTGAAGGCTGTTCCGCCCCGCAATACACCGCAAACAGTTTGCACGCAGGCTGCGTTGAAGTGTATGTCAAAAAAGGAGCGCGCGCACGATACAGCAGCGTGGAAAACTGGAGTAAAAATACCTACAACCTAAACACGAAGCGCGCTATTGTTGAAGAAGATGGATTTATGGAATGGATAGGAGGGAATATGGGCAGCTGCGTCACGATGCTTTATCCGTGCAGTATTTTGAAAGGACGAAGAGCGCGAGCAGATCATATCAGCATCGCATTCGCAGGCAAAGGACAAGATCAAGACACTGGCGCAAAAGTCATTCATCTCGCTCCTGAAACCAGTTGCACAATCAAAGCAAAGAGTATCAGCAAAGATGGTGGTATTACAACCTATCGCGGATTTTTGAAGATTACCAAAGGAGCAACTGACGCAAAAGCGCACGTGCTTTGCGACGCACTTATTTTAGATAAAGATTCTGTTTCCAATACCACCCCACACATGGAAATTAATGAACAAAATGTCGATATTGCGCACGAAGCAACTACTGGAAGAATCAGCGAAGAAAAATTGTTTTATCTCATGAGTCGTGGGCTTTCTGAAGAAGAAGCAGTGAAACTTGTGGTTAGCGGATTTATCGAACCGATTGTCAAACAACTTCCTCTTGAATACGCTGTTGAATTAAACCGATTAATTGAATTAGAAATTGAAGGTGTTGGTTAAGAACAATCATTTGATTTTTCTCTTTGGTGGAACAATGACAGGACAACAGCGACAAGAACCAGCATGGCTACAGGAAAAGCGAGCTGCTGCACTGCTCTTATCCAAAGAGTTTGGAGAACCCGCACGAGATAAAAAAGCCATTGGACATATTTCCCTTACCGGACTTTCAATTCAGACTTTAGGCACTGAGAAAATACTCCACTGCCCAAAAGAGATTATTTGTCTTCCGCTTCCTTTAGTTCTTCAATATTCCACCTATGCGCAGCTTTTTCAAAAATATTTTGGAAGCATTATTGCTCCTGACTCTGCGTACCATGCACTCCATTATGCTCATGTTCAGGATGTGTTATTTGTGTATGTTCCAAAAGGTGTTGAAGCAACTGGACCATTACATATTGTCAAACACGCTGCTGGAATGACTGCACTTTATCATCTTCTCATCGTCGCAGAACCCTTAAGCAAACTGACGATTATTCAAGAAGAATCTTCCGACGCATCTCTCCAAGGCTACGCAAGCACGCTTGTCGAAGCAAACGTTCAGGAAGGAGCGCACATTACTCATGTTACCCTTCAAGAATATTCTGAAACAATTCAAGGGTATGCACACAAAGAAGCAACTGTCGCGAAAGATGGACGCATGGATTGGATTGAAGCGCATTTTGGCAGCGCATACACGCGAGCAACTGCAGCTGCAACATTGCGTGAAGACGGCGCTTCTTCTACAAACACTACTGTTTTTTTTGGAGAAGGTACGCAGAAATTT
Proteins encoded in this window:
- a CDS encoding SufD family Fe-S cluster assembly protein, with the protein product MTGQQRQEPAWLQEKRAAALLLSKEFGEPARDKKAIGHISLTGLSIQTLGTEKILHCPKEIICLPLPLVLQYSTYAQLFQKYFGSIIAPDSAYHALHYAHVQDVLFVYVPKGVEATGPLHIVKHAAGMTALYHLLIVAEPLSKLTIIQEESSDASLQGYASTLVEANVQEGAHITHVTLQEYSETIQGYAHKEATVAKDGRMDWIEAHFGSAYTRATAAATLREDGASSTNTTVFFGEGTQKFDIISRTIQIGKHTFADMNTVGVVADHSRAMCRGLIKIAPPSFGSCGNQKIKTLLMNKDSQANAIPSMEIDNFDVRATHESSVGQINKDKLFYLMSRGFDEQHARMKIVEGYFAQLAKLIPDKQIEQKVMALIRKKLHMESQLEEEEQLLEQSEESGEQSYA
- a CDS encoding winged helix-turn-helix transcriptional regulator, coding for MDSHDVSLCFETLANELRVQILKLLEEKPMNVTEMTEKLGVERTRVSHSLEMLRNCKLVTMSKQGKEHIYAINTASPFFSKEQKGGLFSLMHEHKGKSCGNCYKACS
- the sufB gene encoding Fe-S cluster assembly protein SufB is translated as MAPTEVQKTEHDQKGLFAESTLTREILDSANEERNVIQSTPGVTEDVVRLISSDKKEPQWMLDLRLKALKVFHSMPIPKWGPNLDKLKLNEITYFAKPDAKESKNWEDVPADIRRTFERLGIPEAERTLLAGAGSQYDSEMVYHNLKEEWSKLGVIFENMDVALQQYPDLVKEYFMTKCVPITDHKFAALHGAVWSGGTFIYVPKGVKIQLPLQAYFRMNTKGAGQFEHTLIIVDEGAEVLYIEGCSAPQYTANSLHAGCVEVYVKKGARARYSSVENWSKNTYNLNTKRAIVEEDGFMEWIGGNMGSCVTMLYPCSILKGRRARADHISIAFAGKGQDQDTGAKVIHLAPETSCTIKAKSISKDGGITTYRGFLKITKGATDAKAHVLCDALILDKDSVSNTTPHMEINEQNVDIAHEATTGRISEEKLFYLMSRGLSEEEAVKLVVSGFIEPIVKQLPLEYAVELNRLIELEIEGVG